A portion of the Parasedimentitalea marina genome contains these proteins:
- a CDS encoding ABC transporter ATP-binding protein, giving the protein MNAMLNFRDVELYYDHVYALKGVSLTVNEGETVALIGANGAGKSSILRAITGLAKPVNGSVSFDGERVDGTDPSDIVKRGIAMVPEGRRVFPFMSVKDNLMMGAFTRNDKADIQVTLESILSRFPRLKERYSQAAGTLSGGEQQMMVIGRALMAKPKLLLLDEPSLGIAPKLVQDIARSIVAINRDEGVSVLLVEQNSRMALSISHRAYAMATGNVVIEGNSKELLHDDRIKAAYLGGEV; this is encoded by the coding sequence ATGAATGCAATGTTGAATTTCAGAGATGTCGAACTGTATTACGATCATGTGTACGCGCTGAAAGGTGTTTCGTTGACCGTCAATGAGGGGGAGACGGTGGCGCTGATCGGCGCGAATGGTGCTGGCAAATCTTCGATCCTGCGAGCGATTACAGGGCTCGCCAAACCAGTCAATGGCTCTGTTTCGTTTGATGGAGAACGCGTTGACGGCACTGATCCTTCTGACATCGTTAAACGCGGCATAGCAATGGTGCCCGAAGGCCGTCGCGTGTTTCCTTTCATGTCAGTGAAAGACAACCTGATGATGGGGGCATTCACCCGCAACGATAAGGCTGACATTCAAGTCACGCTTGAAAGCATCCTATCCCGCTTTCCCCGCCTAAAAGAACGCTACAGTCAGGCAGCGGGAACATTGTCAGGCGGTGAACAGCAGATGATGGTAATCGGGCGCGCATTGATGGCAAAACCTAAACTTTTGTTACTTGATGAACCCAGCCTTGGCATTGCGCCAAAACTGGTGCAGGACATCGCGCGCTCAATCGTCGCCATCAATCGCGACGAAGGTGTCTCGGTGCTACTTGTCGAGCAGAACTCTCGCATGGCCCTCAGCATTTCGCACCGCGCCTACGCAATGGCAACGGGAAATGTAGTGATCGAAGGCAATTCCAAAGAACTGCTGCATGATGACCGGATCAAAGCCGCCTATCTTGGCGGCGAGGTTTGA
- a CDS encoding gp16 family protein produces MNRALQQKIHIGCRELGLDGDARRALQLVVTGKASMKDMSDAELLKVLKRLKSDGFKTSSKGSKKHKAAPRPDLRLVHVIWTKLGEAGELRDPSRKGLNKFIRDQFGNVWGSVPADVDMLRDHKQINAVIQALKAWGVRAGIDFNWLGHRK; encoded by the coding sequence ATGAACCGCGCCCTGCAGCAAAAGATCCACATCGGTTGCCGCGAACTTGGCCTGGACGGTGACGCGCGCCGTGCCCTGCAGCTTGTTGTGACCGGCAAGGCCTCCATGAAAGACATGAGCGACGCCGAACTATTAAAAGTGCTTAAACGGCTCAAAAGCGACGGCTTTAAAACCTCTTCAAAGGGATCGAAAAAGCATAAGGCCGCGCCGCGTCCAGATCTGCGCCTGGTGCATGTGATTTGGACAAAGCTCGGCGAGGCAGGCGAATTGCGAGATCCCAGCCGGAAAGGATTGAACAAATTCATTCGGGATCAGTTTGGCAATGTCTGGGGCTCAGTGCCTGCCGACGTCGACATGCTACGCGATCACAAACAAATCAACGCTGTGATCCAAGCTCTGAAGGCCTGGGGTGTACGCGCTGGTATTGATTTTAACTGGTTGGGGCATCGCAAATGA
- a CDS encoding ABC transporter ATP-binding protein, translating into MSPLLQVNNVTKKYGGLTANNDISFDVEENEILSVIGPNGAGKSTLFKMISSFTPTTSGEVLYYGERISNLKPHVVARKGVVRTFQETTIFKSMTVRESVVLAQHLRAKASLAGYFWGSKAAKEDVAAFGQFADELLEFLGMSRISNEQASNLPQGNLRALGIAIGLATDPKVLLLDEPFAGMNHDETTRMVELVRSVRDERGVTVMLVEHDMPAVMNISDRIVVLNFGEKIAEGTPTEIQSNEKVIEAYLGSVDDEIGM; encoded by the coding sequence ATGAGCCCGCTTCTTCAGGTTAATAATGTCACCAAAAAATATGGTGGCCTGACCGCAAATAACGATATCAGCTTTGACGTGGAAGAAAACGAAATCCTGTCGGTGATTGGGCCAAACGGTGCTGGGAAGTCCACACTATTCAAGATGATCTCATCGTTTACGCCGACTACATCCGGCGAAGTTCTGTATTACGGTGAACGGATTTCAAATCTCAAACCACATGTCGTGGCCCGAAAGGGTGTGGTCAGAACGTTCCAAGAAACCACAATCTTCAAAAGCATGACGGTGCGGGAAAGCGTCGTGTTGGCCCAACACCTGCGCGCCAAGGCATCACTTGCAGGATATTTCTGGGGCAGCAAGGCGGCAAAAGAAGATGTCGCGGCCTTTGGTCAATTTGCTGATGAGTTGCTGGAGTTTCTGGGCATGTCCAGAATCAGCAATGAACAGGCCAGCAATTTGCCGCAAGGCAACCTGCGCGCCTTGGGCATTGCAATTGGATTGGCAACCGATCCCAAAGTGTTGCTGCTGGATGAACCTTTCGCCGGCATGAACCATGACGAAACGACGCGCATGGTTGAGCTTGTTCGTTCGGTACGAGACGAGCGTGGGGTGACCGTCATGCTGGTCGAACACGATATGCCAGCGGTCATGAACATTTCGGACCGGATCGTGGTGCTAAACTTTGGCGAGAAGATCGCCGAGGGCACACCCACTGAAATCCAGAGCAATGAAAAAGTTATCGAGGCCTACCTAGGTAGCGTCGACGACGAAATCGGGATGTAA
- a CDS encoding helix-turn-helix domain-containing protein — MIAPDRPYPRPTAQVEPYFEVLGLTDTLRFIEEFGGTEIYIAKNPRTRSSVVALLGFDKANALTSISHRLQPRVPLAKKWRACAYKAQGLATVEIARKLGVTDVAVRNWLKVGEVQNHAQRKSTPLPPLPLFPDL; from the coding sequence ATGATCGCTCCTGACCGGCCCTATCCAAGACCAACTGCCCAGGTCGAACCCTACTTCGAGGTTCTTGGCCTGACCGACACCCTGCGCTTTATCGAAGAGTTCGGCGGCACCGAAATCTATATCGCCAAAAACCCCAGAACCCGATCCAGCGTCGTGGCATTGCTTGGTTTCGACAAGGCAAATGCGCTGACTAGCATATCGCACCGCTTGCAGCCTCGGGTCCCACTGGCAAAAAAATGGCGTGCGTGCGCCTACAAAGCCCAAGGCCTAGCAACGGTTGAGATCGCCCGAAAACTTGGCGTAACCGACGTGGCTGTTCGTAACTGGTTAAAGGTTGGCGAGGTTCAAAATCACGCCCAACGAAAGAGCACCCCCCTACCTCCCTTGCCTTTGTTTCCTGATCTCTAA
- a CDS encoding helix-turn-helix domain-containing protein produces MQNPERSPQDLRNQLSANLLKLTDGMVVSQICKKANISRNQFNRYLTGESFPRPDVLDRICTFFGVDANILLRPLGNAPETPERIVLRHAIRAGRFDCAGDLTLAVMTVRSFYKTYEARCILAQCAGVLSPCDFQMLAEEAGFSDLQPEPIAILSHPPETPKPEQIH; encoded by the coding sequence ATGCAAAATCCTGAACGAAGCCCGCAAGACTTGCGCAATCAACTATCCGCTAATCTGCTCAAGTTGACTGATGGTATGGTGGTCTCACAGATCTGCAAGAAAGCAAACATTAGCCGAAACCAGTTCAACCGCTATCTGACTGGCGAGAGCTTTCCACGCCCTGATGTCTTGGACCGGATTTGTACTTTCTTTGGGGTCGATGCCAACATCCTGTTGCGCCCGCTTGGAAACGCCCCGGAAACGCCCGAACGCATCGTGCTGCGCCATGCCATCCGGGCCGGCCGTTTTGACTGCGCCGGTGACCTGACGCTGGCCGTGATGACGGTTCGTAGCTTTTACAAGACATACGAGGCCCGGTGCATTCTGGCGCAATGCGCTGGTGTCCTAAGCCCATGCGATTTCCAAATGTTGGCCGAGGAAGCCGGGTTTTCGGACCTGCAGCCCGAACCCATCGCAATCCTGTCTCACCCCCCTGAAACACCCAAACCGGAGCAGATCCATTGA
- a CDS encoding HNH endonuclease translates to MTQIIGQKEAEEAYVQAVSVWLKKASESEAIGVLVERLGMNRASASDMIRNFSQMLKGEEYHRTLSELVTRFYFERICLEFGFECLKKAIQATMAHIEYYEALSSGGNRPGLRKLCKEFEAILPPLCQDPVYRFQAEVDAALMNSSEDRRSRLENTDPNSNRVVIRTFAFRRNPDVVAERLSQANGICDRCLSPAPFNRKSNGRPFLEVHHTIPLAEGGQDVVENTMALCPNCHREAHFGEDWA, encoded by the coding sequence ATGACCCAAATTATTGGCCAGAAAGAAGCCGAGGAAGCTTACGTACAAGCCGTTAGTGTCTGGCTCAAGAAAGCCTCCGAGTCTGAAGCAATAGGCGTGTTGGTCGAACGCTTGGGTATGAACCGCGCATCCGCCAGTGACATGATCCGAAACTTCTCGCAGATGTTGAAGGGTGAAGAGTACCATAGGACGCTTAGCGAACTAGTTACGCGTTTCTATTTCGAACGTATATGTCTTGAGTTCGGGTTCGAATGCCTGAAAAAGGCCATCCAAGCGACGATGGCACACATAGAATATTACGAGGCCCTTTCGAGTGGGGGTAACCGTCCTGGATTGCGGAAGTTGTGCAAAGAATTTGAGGCTATTTTACCGCCCTTATGCCAAGATCCTGTTTATCGTTTTCAAGCAGAGGTCGACGCTGCATTGATGAACTCATCGGAGGATCGCCGTTCACGTCTAGAAAATACAGATCCAAACTCAAATCGAGTTGTTATCAGGACATTTGCGTTCCGGCGCAATCCAGACGTAGTGGCAGAAAGGTTGAGCCAGGCCAATGGTATCTGCGACCGATGCCTATCCCCTGCGCCATTCAACCGCAAATCCAATGGCCGCCCATTTTTGGAAGTCCACCATACAATACCATTGGCAGAAGGAGGTCAGGACGTAGTTGAAAATACTATGGCTCTTTGCCCAAACTGCCATAGAGAAGCTCATTTCGGTGAGGATTGGGCTTAA
- a CDS encoding DUF3164 family protein, whose translation MTDAKGGLIPVDLVKAQDQLQDETVRKIAGYALALSTQTARFKEHVFDDIGDFEAILEQEYGSTIGGKRGNKTLMSFDGLFKVQVSVADQFDFGPELQIAKGLVDECLNEWSAEAPVELQAIVTNAFNTDKEGQINRAEIYKLLQLDIQDERWTRAMQAIRDAMRVVGKSTYVRCYRRPTPDAKWQHITIDLAKA comes from the coding sequence ATGACCGATGCCAAGGGCGGTCTTATTCCGGTTGACCTGGTCAAAGCCCAGGACCAGCTCCAGGACGAAACGGTGCGTAAGATTGCCGGATACGCATTGGCGCTCAGCACCCAGACCGCCCGGTTCAAAGAACATGTCTTTGACGACATTGGAGACTTTGAGGCGATCCTGGAACAGGAATACGGGTCCACCATTGGCGGCAAACGAGGCAACAAAACCCTGATGAGCTTTGATGGCCTATTCAAGGTTCAAGTGTCGGTGGCCGATCAGTTCGACTTTGGCCCCGAGCTGCAGATTGCCAAGGGTCTTGTTGACGAATGCCTGAATGAATGGTCCGCCGAAGCCCCGGTCGAATTGCAAGCCATCGTCACCAATGCCTTCAACACCGACAAAGAAGGCCAGATCAATCGCGCCGAGATTTACAAACTCTTGCAACTGGACATCCAGGACGAACGCTGGACGCGCGCCATGCAGGCCATTCGCGACGCTATGCGCGTGGTCGGAAAATCCACTTATGTGCGCTGCTACCGACGCCCCACACCGGATGCCAAGTGGCAGCACATCACCATTGATTTGGCAAAAGCCTGA
- a CDS encoding helix-turn-helix transcriptional regulator, whose amino-acid sequence MAKSDRLFRLLHLIRGLTPPVTAARLAAAMEVSERTIYRDIDSLRAAGARIDGEAGLGYTMIEDPAMPPQTFTQIEIEALTLGLSDVSQRGDVDLAQAAKDALTKILATLPERQQRQAMHAVNLVNRFSTPVAPTIDMTLLREAMWAEEALDIGYKDRDDMSTQRRIFPLAISYHDRAVILLAWCCLRADFRMFHVTRIEGYAQSGESFRPRRVSLLRDYIATLKAR is encoded by the coding sequence ATGGCCAAATCAGATCGCCTTTTCCGCCTACTCCATCTGATCCGGGGACTTACTCCTCCCGTGACTGCAGCACGGCTGGCAGCTGCTATGGAGGTCTCTGAGCGTACGATCTATCGTGACATCGACAGCCTACGCGCAGCAGGTGCGCGGATCGATGGCGAAGCCGGACTTGGTTATACCATGATCGAAGATCCTGCCATGCCACCGCAGACGTTTACTCAAATTGAGATTGAAGCTCTCACTCTTGGTCTGTCAGACGTCAGCCAACGCGGGGACGTTGACTTGGCACAGGCTGCCAAGGATGCGTTGACCAAAATTCTTGCAACGTTGCCAGAACGCCAACAGCGCCAGGCGATGCATGCCGTAAACCTTGTAAACCGGTTTAGCACTCCTGTGGCTCCTACGATTGATATGACACTATTGCGCGAGGCGATGTGGGCCGAAGAGGCGCTTGATATTGGTTACAAAGACCGAGATGATATGTCTACGCAACGGCGCATCTTTCCCTTAGCGATTTCGTACCACGATAGGGCTGTGATACTATTGGCATGGTGTTGCCTGCGCGCAGATTTCCGTATGTTTCACGTCACTCGAATTGAAGGCTATGCGCAAAGTGGTGAAAGCTTTCGTCCTCGGCGCGTTTCTTTATTGCGGGACTATATAGCGACCCTCAAAGCGCGATAA
- a CDS encoding DNA-binding domain-containing protein — protein sequence MSVVVPKQIWWTVEELANSGLPELPGSKPGINLLAQRFGWRAIEGCAKRKVGRGGGWIYHWSVLPLAARRKLLTDAAETPDERPDRGNAWAAFDSLPETAKTKAKTRLAALQIVDGLHQSGVTHVHAVAEAARQCGSSARSVYNWIGMVEGVAPEDRLAYLVPRNRLAVRKPNKAACTQAFMDYLTSDYLRQGPPTFAQCYRAACKKAKHEGWDILISKTAKRRLDDEVPRLCQVLAREGFAGL from the coding sequence ATGAGCGTCGTTGTACCCAAACAGATCTGGTGGACAGTTGAAGAGCTGGCCAACTCTGGCCTGCCCGAACTGCCGGGCAGCAAGCCGGGCATAAATCTGCTGGCACAGCGGTTCGGCTGGCGCGCTATTGAAGGCTGCGCCAAGCGCAAGGTTGGACGCGGTGGCGGCTGGATATATCACTGGTCGGTGCTGCCCTTAGCAGCACGGCGCAAGCTGCTGACAGATGCCGCTGAGACCCCTGACGAACGCCCGGACCGGGGCAATGCCTGGGCCGCATTTGATAGCCTGCCGGAAACTGCAAAGACCAAAGCAAAGACACGGCTGGCAGCTCTGCAGATCGTGGACGGGTTGCACCAGTCCGGCGTTACACATGTTCACGCCGTGGCCGAGGCCGCGCGCCAATGTGGCTCCTCTGCCCGCAGTGTCTACAACTGGATCGGCATGGTTGAAGGCGTCGCCCCTGAGGACCGCCTGGCCTATCTGGTGCCGCGTAACCGTTTGGCTGTTCGCAAGCCCAATAAAGCGGCCTGCACCCAAGCGTTTATGGACTATTTAACAAGCGATTATCTGCGCCAAGGACCACCAACATTTGCCCAATGCTATCGCGCTGCCTGCAAAAAAGCCAAGCATGAGGGTTGGGACATCCTGATCAGCAAGACTGCAAAGCGGCGATTGGACGATGAAGTACCGCGCCTTTGCCAAGTGCTGGCCCGTGAAGGTTTTGCGGGCTTGTAG
- a CDS encoding glutathione S-transferase family protein, whose protein sequence is MPTLYHSPHTRSSRVLSQLMLMGKLDQVTVAIVDIVKSDGSGRKDPNNAHPEGKVPFLVTDDGGTIRESSAIMMYLDEIFGHPFSIKPGAAGRGSFLSWMSYYCGVLEPAMVAHFAELDHPILKSTFRTMTEVGEQIASGMGDDLFLVGDKLTIADIIMASAFQWAPHLIPEDPTVKAWIKRVEAAQDGIGLKAFETQAFAALKM, encoded by the coding sequence ATGCCAACTCTTTATCATTCTCCCCACACACGATCTTCTCGAGTCCTCTCCCAACTCATGCTGATGGGGAAACTCGACCAGGTCACAGTGGCCATTGTTGATATCGTCAAAAGTGATGGCAGCGGTCGCAAAGATCCAAACAACGCCCACCCCGAAGGTAAGGTGCCGTTCCTGGTGACCGATGACGGCGGGACCATTCGCGAAAGCTCAGCCATTATGATGTATCTTGACGAGATTTTTGGACACCCTTTCAGTATCAAACCTGGTGCTGCAGGGCGCGGTTCTTTCCTGTCCTGGATGAGCTACTATTGTGGCGTTTTGGAGCCCGCGATGGTGGCACATTTTGCGGAACTGGATCATCCAATCCTCAAGAGCACCTTCCGCACAATGACCGAGGTTGGTGAACAGATTGCGTCTGGTATGGGCGATGATCTTTTTCTTGTCGGCGATAAGCTGACTATCGCGGATATCATCATGGCCTCTGCGTTTCAGTGGGCACCACATCTCATACCCGAGGACCCTACAGTCAAAGCTTGGATAAAACGAGTTGAGGCTGCGCAAGATGGCATTGGGTTGAAGGCCTTTGAAACACAAGCGTTTGCAGCCCTTAAGATGTAG
- a CDS encoding AAA family ATPase, whose amino-acid sequence MLQKTKLGEYVKPLTNVYLLASLIETLENRDIGLPGIGVLHGEPGVGKTHAAMFASAHQDILHIQLTNNYTSKFLFEKILNELGAREKGSTAYLEMRAQESLAQAGRTLVIDEADHALKPRMIDSIRFLHDRSDVPLILIGPYDFPAKLAKYTAIASRVMQRVTAHPASLDDAQSLAGYYGRGVEIAPDLLEHIVSERHGKVREICTCIAHVRTMARTWNMQKVTLKDWGKEPFPAGNEFLAVGGAL is encoded by the coding sequence ATGTTACAGAAAACAAAACTCGGCGAATATGTAAAGCCGCTCACCAATGTTTACCTATTGGCCTCGCTGATAGAGACGCTGGAAAACCGTGACATTGGCCTGCCCGGCATCGGTGTCCTTCACGGCGAACCCGGCGTGGGCAAAACACACGCGGCAATGTTTGCCTCGGCGCACCAGGATATCCTGCATATTCAGCTCACCAACAATTACACCAGTAAGTTCCTGTTTGAGAAGATCCTGAACGAGCTGGGGGCCCGCGAGAAAGGCTCCACCGCCTATCTGGAAATGCGCGCCCAGGAAAGCCTGGCCCAGGCTGGGCGCACCCTGGTCATTGACGAAGCCGACCATGCCCTGAAGCCCCGCATGATCGACAGCATCCGGTTCCTGCATGACCGCTCGGACGTGCCGCTGATCCTGATCGGCCCTTATGACTTCCCGGCGAAACTGGCCAAATACACTGCCATCGCCAGCCGGGTTATGCAGCGGGTCACGGCCCACCCGGCTAGTCTGGACGATGCCCAATCCCTTGCGGGGTATTATGGCCGTGGCGTTGAAATCGCCCCAGATTTGCTGGAGCATATTGTCTCGGAAAGACATGGCAAGGTGCGCGAGATTTGCACCTGCATCGCCCATGTCAGAACCATGGCCCGCACCTGGAACATGCAGAAGGTCACCCTAAAGGACTGGGGCAAGGAACCCTTTCCAGCCGGGAATGAGTTTCTGGCCGTTGGGGGTGCCCTATGA
- a CDS encoding transposase domain-containing protein, translating to MRWPDGTINRPQIVAFQDLYSGKMLSWRIDHSPNMVMVMAAFGELVENWGIPSHCLFDNGREFTGKWLTGGIPNRFRFKVRKDDPLAVLPNLGIQVHWAKPASGQSKPIERGFRDFAKDVALAPRFDGAYTGNRPDAKPENYGNRAIPLDDFVKVVAEGVEEHNLREGRLSPTARGRSFDETFAESYATAPIRKATEDQRRLWLMGQETGKLNKDNGQLQLFRNFYHSDWMSERAGKKIVARFDPEDLHSGVHIYELDGSYLGFAECRQSVGFFNVTGAKEVERRNHRIKRAQKELLKAHRPLSVQDIAADRTARAAMQSELVEAKVVKPVFSKDPVSVPRHQVTSDPTVLEARQAFEQRVKDKKKSDPKPKAVGRFQPASTPRERFQDAKDIIAKSDAGKRVGSGEADWLRSYIELPEYRGFQKVEEFAKRDDAG from the coding sequence GTGCGCTGGCCCGACGGCACCATAAACAGGCCCCAGATCGTTGCCTTCCAGGATCTCTATTCCGGCAAGATGTTGAGCTGGCGCATCGATCATTCACCCAACATGGTAATGGTCATGGCCGCCTTTGGCGAATTGGTTGAAAACTGGGGCATCCCTAGCCATTGCCTGTTCGACAACGGACGGGAATTTACCGGTAAATGGCTCACCGGCGGCATTCCGAACCGCTTTCGCTTTAAGGTGCGCAAAGACGATCCCCTTGCTGTGCTTCCCAATCTGGGCATTCAAGTTCACTGGGCCAAGCCCGCAAGTGGCCAATCTAAACCGATTGAACGTGGGTTCCGGGATTTTGCAAAGGACGTCGCTTTAGCCCCCCGCTTTGACGGCGCTTATACTGGCAACCGTCCAGATGCCAAACCCGAAAACTACGGCAATCGTGCGATCCCTCTAGACGATTTTGTGAAGGTTGTGGCTGAAGGTGTTGAGGAGCACAATTTACGCGAGGGCCGATTGTCCCCTACTGCACGGGGGCGATCCTTCGACGAGACATTTGCGGAGAGCTACGCCACAGCCCCTATCCGCAAGGCAACCGAGGATCAACGTCGCCTTTGGCTGATGGGTCAAGAGACCGGCAAGCTGAACAAGGACAACGGCCAGCTCCAACTGTTCAGGAACTTCTATCATTCAGACTGGATGTCTGAGCGGGCTGGCAAAAAGATCGTGGCCCGATTTGATCCAGAGGATCTGCATTCCGGTGTTCATATCTACGAGCTCGACGGGTCTTACCTCGGATTTGCCGAATGTCGGCAATCAGTCGGGTTCTTCAACGTTACCGGGGCCAAGGAAGTTGAACGCCGTAATCACAGGATCAAGAGAGCACAAAAGGAGCTTCTGAAGGCCCACCGCCCTCTATCCGTTCAAGACATTGCCGCCGACAGGACTGCCCGCGCGGCGATGCAATCGGAGTTGGTTGAAGCCAAGGTTGTGAAACCGGTTTTCAGCAAAGACCCCGTGTCGGTTCCGCGCCATCAGGTCACCTCCGACCCCACAGTCCTGGAGGCGCGACAGGCCTTTGAACAGCGTGTGAAGGACAAAAAGAAATCAGATCCGAAACCCAAGGCCGTTGGGCGGTTTCAACCTGCCTCGACACCGAGAGAACGGTTTCAGGACGCCAAAGACATCATTGCGAAATCAGACGCCGGGAAACGGGTTGGCAGTGGCGAGGCCGACTGGCTGCGCAGCTACATCGAGCTGCCGGAATATCGCGGTTTTCAGAAAGTAGAAGAATTTGCCAAGCGGGACGACGCCGGTTGA
- a CDS encoding ParB/RepB/Spo0J family partition protein, which yields MRHPNWQKINTLPVSTIQVEERLRTASPTAVASIVSSIQEVGRILQPLLVRKVKDGYRLMDGLHRLCAAKEVGLEEIPVSVSDCTLDQAIRTEVDANVAGAPLSVLDMAVFLSAHKALYEKDHPEAKRAFKANQAGAEIVLAKCQYNHLQPTHLTFSTKANGKFIA from the coding sequence ATGCGCCACCCTAATTGGCAGAAGATCAACACCCTTCCCGTCTCGACCATCCAGGTGGAAGAGCGCCTGCGCACTGCATCGCCGACGGCAGTCGCCAGCATTGTGTCCTCCATTCAAGAGGTCGGGCGCATCCTGCAGCCGCTATTGGTCCGCAAGGTGAAGGACGGCTACCGGCTGATGGACGGTCTGCACCGCTTGTGTGCCGCCAAGGAAGTCGGGTTGGAAGAGATCCCAGTCAGTGTGAGCGACTGCACCCTTGATCAGGCCATACGGACCGAAGTCGACGCCAATGTCGCCGGCGCACCGTTGAGCGTCCTGGATATGGCGGTTTTCCTGTCTGCCCATAAGGCGCTGTATGAGAAAGATCATCCGGAAGCAAAACGTGCCTTTAAAGCCAATCAGGCCGGCGCGGAGATTGTACTGGCAAAATGTCAGTACAATCATTTGCAGCCAACGCATCTGACATTTTCGACAAAGGCGAACGGCAAATTTATCGCCTGA
- a CDS encoding aspartate/glutamate racemase family protein has product MKILVINPNTTASMTKKIATAARAVARPDTEIVAANSQNGPSSIQGFLDVATCIPGLLEEVALHPDVDAIIIACFDDTGVDAVRTLVSVPVLGIGEAAYHAASMIATKFSVITTLSRSVPGLENNLMRYGLVQKCARVRATDIPVLKLEEGDPATLFKIRSEIRETIEQDNAEAIVLGCAGMANLMAQLSKEFGLPVIDGVAAGITFAEALVNNNLSTSKIGAYSVG; this is encoded by the coding sequence ATGAAAATCCTAGTCATTAACCCAAACACGACCGCTTCTATGACAAAAAAAATAGCGACGGCGGCGCGGGCTGTTGCTCGCCCGGATACCGAGATAGTGGCAGCTAATTCACAAAACGGCCCGTCAAGCATTCAAGGTTTTTTGGACGTAGCCACATGTATTCCAGGACTGCTTGAAGAAGTCGCGCTACATCCCGACGTTGACGCAATTATTATTGCTTGTTTCGACGATACTGGGGTCGATGCAGTGCGCACATTGGTTTCGGTTCCCGTTTTAGGCATCGGAGAAGCAGCCTATCACGCGGCCAGCATGATCGCGACCAAGTTCAGCGTCATCACTACGCTGTCTCGCTCGGTTCCGGGCCTTGAAAACAACCTGATGCGCTATGGGCTCGTACAAAAGTGCGCGCGCGTTCGGGCGACGGATATTCCGGTCCTTAAACTTGAAGAGGGAGATCCAGCAACACTGTTCAAAATCCGGTCCGAAATCCGTGAAACTATCGAGCAAGACAACGCTGAGGCGATTGTTTTGGGTTGCGCCGGCATGGCGAACCTTATGGCTCAATTGAGCAAAGAATTCGGCCTTCCTGTCATCGATGGTGTTGCAGCCGGTATCACCTTTGCTGAAGCGCTGGTGAACAACAACCTTAGCACGTCGAAAATTGGGGCTTATTCAGTCGGATAA